In Patescibacteria group bacterium, a single genomic region encodes these proteins:
- the rplC gene encoding 50S ribosomal protein L3, with protein MKFIIGTKLNMTQVFDQEGNVHPVTVLKAGPVTVTQVKESGKDGYSAVQIGFGEIREKLVSKPQKGHTKALGLFRTLKEFRVAAPTQKLGDKFDVSVFKEGDEIEVSSISKGKGFQGAVKRHGFKGGSRTHGQKHSEREVGTISGAGRAGGRVAPGMRMAGRMGGDRVTVKNLKVVQINATENLLLVSGAIPGRRGTLVEVIAQ; from the coding sequence ATGAAATTCATTATCGGAACAAAACTGAATATGACCCAGGTCTTCGACCAAGAGGGAAATGTTCACCCAGTGACCGTCCTCAAGGCCGGTCCGGTGACTGTAACCCAGGTTAAAGAGTCCGGAAAGGATGGCTATTCAGCTGTTCAGATTGGATTTGGCGAGATTCGCGAGAAGCTCGTCTCGAAGCCTCAAAAGGGACACACCAAGGCGCTCGGTCTTTTCCGAACCCTCAAGGAGTTCCGCGTGGCCGCTCCTACCCAGAAGCTGGGAGACAAATTCGACGTCTCTGTCTTCAAGGAAGGCGATGAGATCGAAGTGTCTTCGATCAGCAAGGGCAAGGGTTTCCAGGGTGCAGTGAAGCGACACGGCTTCAAGGGAGGTTCCCGAACCCACGGTCAGAAGCACTCTGAGCGAGAAGTCGGTACCATCTCTGGTGCAGGACGAGCCGGCGGCCGTGTGGCTCCCGGTATGCGAATGGCTGGACGAATGGGTGGTGATCGTGTTACTGTCAAGAACCTCAAGGTCGTGCAGATCAACGCCACAGAGAACCTTCTTCTTGTTTCTGGAGCAATTCCAGGCCGACGAGGTACTTTGGTAGAAGTGATCGCACAGTAA
- the rpsJ gene encoding 30S ribosomal protein S10, which produces MSHKLRIRVRAYEHKILDASVKQIMDTALRYDATILGPIPLPTEIKKYTVNRAAFVYKDAREQFEMRVHKRLIDIVNPNPKTIEALTNLSLPSGVNIDVKMI; this is translated from the coding sequence GTGAGCCACAAGCTCCGCATTCGTGTGCGAGCGTACGAACACAAGATCCTCGATGCTTCCGTGAAGCAGATCATGGACACTGCGCTTCGATACGATGCCACTATCCTCGGACCGATTCCGCTCCCTACAGAGATCAAGAAGTACACCGTAAACCGAGCTGCCTTTGTCTACAAAGACGCGCGAGAGCAGTTTGAGATGCGAGTGCACAAGCGATTGATTGACATTGTGAACCCAAATCCAAAGACAATTGAGGCACTCACCAACCTGAGCCTGCCTTCAGGAGTCAACATCGACGTCAAGATGATCTAA
- the tuf gene encoding elongation factor Tu, producing the protein MAEAFDRSKPHVNVGTIGHVDHGKTTLTAALTVVQSKKGLANPIAYDQVAKASEKDGRRDPSKIITIAISHVEYSTVARHYAHVDCPGHADYVKNMITGAAQMDGAILVVSAVDGPMPQTREHILLAKQVGVPKIVVFLNKCDMVDDKDMLDLVEAEIRDLLEKYGFDGKGTPVIRGSALKAIEGDAAWVAKIDELLNSLDTYIPMPVREIDKPFLMPIEDIFSIEGRGTVVTGRIERGIAKVGEEVEIIGLKPTAKSTITGIEMFNKQLSEGMAGDNAGVLLRGTRKEDVTRGQVLAKPGTTTPHTDFEGEIYVLKKEEGGRHTPFFNGYKPQFYIRTTDVTGEVTLAAGTEMVMPGDTVKFIVKLVAPIALEEKMRFAVREGGRTVGAGVVTKITK; encoded by the coding sequence ATGGCAGAAGCATTTGATCGATCAAAGCCTCACGTAAACGTCGGTACTATTGGACACGTCGACCACGGCAAGACTACTCTTACCGCGGCTCTTACTGTTGTTCAGTCAAAGAAAGGTCTTGCAAATCCTATTGCATACGACCAGGTAGCGAAGGCATCTGAAAAGGACGGCCGACGCGACCCTTCAAAGATTATTACCATTGCGATTTCACACGTTGAGTATTCAACTGTGGCTCGACACTACGCTCACGTCGACTGTCCAGGTCACGCTGACTACGTCAAGAACATGATCACTGGTGCCGCTCAGATGGACGGCGCTATCCTCGTGGTATCTGCGGTAGACGGTCCAATGCCACAGACTCGAGAGCACATTCTCCTCGCAAAGCAGGTGGGTGTTCCAAAGATCGTGGTCTTCTTGAACAAGTGCGACATGGTGGATGACAAGGACATGCTCGACCTCGTTGAGGCAGAAATCCGAGACCTTCTCGAGAAGTATGGTTTCGACGGAAAGGGTACTCCAGTGATTCGAGGTTCAGCTTTGAAGGCGATCGAAGGCGATGCAGCATGGGTTGCAAAGATCGATGAGCTTTTGAACTCACTCGACACCTATATCCCTATGCCAGTGCGTGAGATCGACAAGCCATTCTTGATGCCAATCGAAGACATCTTCTCTATTGAAGGACGAGGTACTGTGGTTACTGGCCGAATCGAGCGAGGAATCGCAAAGGTTGGCGAGGAAGTTGAGATCATTGGTCTCAAGCCGACTGCAAAGTCTACCATCACTGGTATCGAAATGTTCAACAAGCAGCTCAGCGAAGGTATGGCAGGTGACAACGCGGGTGTTCTCCTCCGAGGTACTCGAAAGGAAGACGTTACCCGAGGTCAGGTACTTGCAAAGCCAGGTACTACCACTCCTCACACCGACTTCGAGGGTGAAATCTACGTTCTCAAGAAGGAAGAAGGTGGCCGACACACTCCATTCTTCAATGGGTACAAGCCACAGTTCTACATCCGAACCACAGACGTCACCGGTGAGGTAACCCTCGCTGCGGGCACTGAAATGGTTATGCCAGGAGACACCGTGAAGTTCATCGTCAAGCTCGTAGCGCCGATTGCACTCGAGGAAAAGATGCGATTTGCTGTGCGAGAAGGCGGACGAACCGTCGGTGCAGGAGTGGTCACCAAGATCACTAAGTAA
- a CDS encoding type II toxin-antitoxin system prevent-host-death family antitoxin, giving the protein MKTNIIGLKELRENMEKYISEVEKGRSFVVVKKSKPAFKMVPVDEWGDEGVWKTLVDFTQIDPKGVHIDEVLASLKRLDAQN; this is encoded by the coding sequence ATGAAAACCAATATTATCGGCCTAAAAGAGCTGCGAGAGAACATGGAAAAATATATTTCTGAAGTAGAAAAAGGGCGGTCTTTCGTCGTGGTGAAAAAGTCGAAACCGGCATTCAAAATGGTGCCCGTCGACGAGTGGGGAGACGAAGGGGTGTGGAAGACATTGGTGGATTTTACTCAAATTGATCCAAAGGGGGTGCATATCGATGAAGTGCTTGCCTCCCTGAAGCGTCTCGATGCACAAAATTGA
- a CDS encoding ABC transporter ATP-binding protein, which produces MADNVKREILLETRDLHVHYGGVKALDGASVSIDEGEIVALMGPNGAGKSTVLKAIFGLAPISSGSVSWEGQTFLPVSHEVIHRGISFVPQGRRVFKHLSVRENIELGGWTVASAKIRAERLEQVLDLFPALRSRLSEKSSNLSGGQQQMLAIARGLMTDPKILLLDEPSLGLAPKIVKEMFAKILEINQRRKMAVVVVEHNIKSLLEVAHRAYVLDKGRVVAAGPAAEIIKGDTLSKVFLGGVAAE; this is translated from the coding sequence ATGGCCGATAATGTAAAAAGAGAGATCCTTCTCGAAACCCGCGACCTACACGTCCATTACGGTGGCGTGAAGGCTCTTGATGGTGCCTCGGTGTCTATAGATGAAGGCGAGATCGTGGCGCTCATGGGTCCAAACGGTGCCGGCAAGTCAACGGTACTCAAGGCGATCTTCGGCTTGGCGCCGATCAGCTCTGGATCGGTCTCTTGGGAAGGGCAGACCTTCTTGCCGGTGTCGCATGAGGTGATCCATCGAGGGATTTCATTTGTCCCTCAAGGCCGCCGCGTGTTTAAACATCTGAGCGTCCGTGAGAATATCGAACTCGGCGGCTGGACCGTCGCTTCTGCAAAGATTCGTGCCGAGCGTCTCGAGCAGGTGCTTGATCTGTTCCCGGCACTACGTAGCCGACTCTCGGAAAAATCCTCCAATCTCTCCGGCGGCCAACAGCAAATGCTCGCGATCGCCCGCGGCCTCATGACCGACCCAAAGATCCTCCTGCTCGATGAGCCGTCGCTCGGTCTTGCTCCGAAGATCGTGAAGGAAATGTTCGCCAAGATCCTCGAGATCAACCAGCGCCGCAAGATGGCTGTCGTGGTGGTGGAGCACAATATCAAATCTCTTCTCGAAGTTGCTCATCGTGCCTATGTACTCGACAAGGGTAGGGTAGTGGCTGCCGGTCCTGCTGCCGAGATTATCAAGGGCGATACGCTCAGCAAAGTGTTTTTGGGCGGTGTTGCAGCGGAGTAG
- a CDS encoding ABC transporter substrate-binding protein: protein MDYLIHLLILIGIYGILGLSLNLVVGYTGLLSVTHAAFYGLGAYATGILLTTTGMNFFLSLLVGALVTAAASFLIGAVLSKFAGDYFALVPSAASKTLYEASGGNLYNVQYSLEDESKFIAEELTRRGYKRVALVSYQNAFSKTHVDSFRAHFKGDIVYHVAIGADTGDISTEVAKIKASRPDVIYSPDISFFFAGGVAKLRQFGVVAPVFSTYVAELPVVRTLVPDVFYSFPKDIAEGEGAVFGLSEQAAEILSSAVDECKADTICVQSSLSKSGLFDENGVAKREMILKQVKNGQPVAVN from the coding sequence ATGGACTACCTCATTCACCTCCTCATTCTCATCGGCATCTACGGGATCTTGGGTTTGTCGCTCAACTTGGTGGTGGGGTATACCGGCCTACTCTCGGTGACACACGCGGCCTTCTACGGCCTCGGTGCCTATGCGACAGGCATCCTGCTCACGACCACGGGGATGAATTTCTTCCTGTCACTGCTCGTCGGGGCGCTGGTCACGGCGGCGGCGAGCTTCCTTATTGGTGCAGTGTTGTCGAAGTTTGCGGGTGACTACTTCGCGCTCGTACCATCGGCGGCTTCGAAGACGCTCTATGAAGCGAGCGGGGGTAACCTCTACAACGTGCAGTATTCTCTGGAAGACGAATCAAAGTTCATTGCGGAAGAGCTTACCCGTCGCGGCTACAAGCGGGTTGCTCTCGTCTCCTATCAAAATGCCTTCTCGAAGACGCACGTCGATAGTTTCCGAGCTCATTTTAAGGGTGACATCGTCTATCATGTTGCGATTGGTGCTGATACTGGCGACATTTCCACTGAAGTGGCGAAGATCAAGGCTTCGAGGCCCGATGTGATCTACTCACCAGATATTTCATTCTTCTTTGCTGGCGGGGTCGCGAAGCTCAGGCAGTTTGGTGTCGTCGCACCCGTCTTCTCTACTTACGTAGCTGAGCTTCCCGTTGTCCGTACTTTGGTTCCGGACGTTTTTTATTCTTTCCCGAAAGATATTGCTGAGGGAGAAGGAGCCGTGTTCGGTCTTTCTGAGCAAGCAGCAGAGATTCTCTCTTCAGCAGTGGATGAATGTAAAGCAGATACTATCTGTGTCCAATCCAGCCTCTCAAAATCCGGTCTCTTTGATGAGAACGGTGTGGCGAAGCGGGAAATGATCTTGAAGCAAGTCAAGAATGGTCAACCTGTGGCTGTGAATTAA
- a CDS encoding branched-chain amino acid ABC transporter permease — translation MFGRAVRAVGDDEDVSKIVGINTDKVIGKVFLIGSAIAGLAGILIGFDTGIEPTMGMSLLLKGVIACIIGGIGNIYGGVLGAFFLGFVENFGIWHISGEWKDAIAFTVLILFLLFRPQGILKK, via the coding sequence ATGTTCGGCCGCGCGGTACGAGCTGTGGGCGACGATGAAGATGTTTCCAAGATTGTCGGCATCAACACTGACAAAGTCATCGGCAAGGTGTTTCTCATCGGTTCGGCGATCGCTGGCCTCGCCGGCATTCTCATCGGCTTCGATACGGGCATTGAGCCGACCATGGGCATGTCGCTACTCCTCAAAGGCGTGATCGCCTGTATCATCGGCGGCATCGGCAACATCTACGGCGGCGTACTCGGCGCTTTTTTCCTCGGCTTTGTCGAAAACTTCGGTATTTGGCACATCTCCGGCGAGTGGAAGGATGCGATTGCCTTCACTGTGCTTATCCTGTTCCTGCTCTTCCGGCCGCAGGGGATTTTGAAGAAGTAA
- a CDS encoding branched-chain amino acid ABC transporter permease, translating to MDILPQLILNSIIAGAIYSLLALGFNIIFGTVKFFDLGYGALTAVGGYAVFYFYKMLGLDLWLAVLLGVVIAAAVGGLINHFVYRPLRARKSSSMVLMVASLGAFTAVQAIIAILFTSQFQTLSQNSSAQRVYDIFGGVITEIQLVILVTGLVIMSGLALVLKKDNVRPRGTSCGRR from the coding sequence ATGGACATCCTCCCACAACTCATCCTGAACAGCATCATTGCCGGCGCGATCTATTCGCTGCTGGCGCTCGGATTCAATATCATCTTCGGGACGGTGAAGTTCTTCGATCTCGGCTATGGTGCGCTCACTGCGGTGGGCGGCTACGCGGTGTTCTATTTCTACAAAATGCTTGGCCTCGATCTGTGGCTGGCGGTGCTGCTTGGCGTGGTCATTGCGGCGGCGGTGGGCGGACTCATCAATCACTTTGTTTATCGTCCCCTCCGTGCTCGCAAATCCTCCAGCATGGTGCTCATGGTGGCTTCGCTCGGGGCTTTCACTGCAGTGCAGGCCATTATCGCCATCCTCTTCACCAGCCAATTCCAGACGCTCTCGCAAAACTCCTCAGCGCAGCGGGTGTATGACATCTTCGGGGGAGTGATTACGGAGATCCAGCTCGTCATCCTCGTGACGGGACTGGTCATCATGAGCGGATTGGCGCTGGTGCTCAAAAAAGACAATGTTCGGCCGCGCGGTACGAGCTGTGGGCGACGATGA
- a CDS encoding ABC transporter substrate-binding protein, producing MASAISWLSMMIPSFSRHEAILIDTQTGSDGARLAEQARTLGIKSQFYTAYFSGPEFVKTGMAVEGAYIVDAPALGSENSRANAFLQESKKRYSSEPTYPFFSANAYDEVYLLATIFEKVGASDTEKIKQALYATKDFPGITGTFGFDENGDVTGIGMRMMQVKDGALVDAK from the coding sequence ATGGCATCGGCGATCTCGTGGCTCTCGATGATGATACCGAGCTTCTCGCGCCATGAGGCGATCCTGATCGATACCCAGACTGGTTCAGACGGTGCTCGTCTGGCTGAACAGGCTCGAACACTCGGTATCAAGTCTCAGTTCTACACAGCATATTTCTCAGGTCCTGAGTTTGTGAAGACAGGCATGGCTGTGGAAGGTGCGTATATTGTGGATGCTCCGGCACTTGGCTCTGAAAACTCCCGAGCCAACGCTTTCTTGCAGGAAAGTAAGAAGCGTTACAGCTCTGAACCAACCTATCCGTTCTTTTCTGCAAACGCTTATGACGAGGTCTATCTCCTAGCGACCATCTTTGAAAAAGTAGGGGCTAGTGATACTGAAAAGATCAAGCAGGCTCTCTATGCTACTAAAGATTTTCCAGGGATTACTGGAACTTTTGGATTCGATGAGAATGGTGACGTTACCGGTATCGGTATGCGAATGATGCAGGTCAAGGATGGTGCACTTGTTGACGCGAAGTAA
- the fusA gene encoding elongation factor G, with amino-acid sequence MNRDYPLEKVRNFGIIAHIDAGKTTTSERILYYTGMIHKIGEVHEGETTTDWMEQERERGITITAAAITCFWNPTYMPKEDVSKKVRFNIIDTPGHIDFTVEVKRSLRVLDGAVVVFDGVAGVEPQSETNWRYADESNVPRLCFINKMDRTGASFERSYASILERLNKNAIRFQLPIGLEGDHRGVVDLVKMKAYTFEGEKGIKIIEQEIPADMLEDAKKYRAELIDRVAEYDEATMSAYLEGKEISIDEIKRVVRKAVLAGKIFPVFTGSALKNVGVQLVLDAVVDYLPSPLDLPPVRGIDPNTGDHIFRKPSDEEPFCALAFKLQNDPFVGQLTFFRVYSGTVESGTYLYNSTTGKRERLGRIVRLQANEREEVKKVYAGEIAAAVGLKDALTSHTFCDEENPVILEAIKFMEPVVSLRVEPKTKADQEKMGVALKKLANEDPTFKISSNSETGETIISGMGELHLEIMVDRMKREFGVEANVGKPQVAYRETIQGEAEAEEKYIKQTGGKGQYGHVIITLRPMKPLEEGEKVKKNVSRFADFEFINSIKGGAIPGEFIPAVEKGVHEAMDRGVIAGYRMVNVSCELTFGSYHDVDSSEIAYKIAGSLAFQSASKRAKPVILEPIMKVEVLFPEKFMGDITGSISSKRGTIEEMTERGQAKVMHAKVPLSEMFGYTTQLRSMTSGQGSATMEFDHYAPVPKFVEQQIIEARK; translated from the coding sequence ATGAACAGAGACTATCCACTCGAAAAAGTACGTAATTTCGGCATTATCGCGCACATTGATGCGGGAAAAACCACCACATCAGAGCGAATCCTGTACTACACAGGTATGATCCACAAGATCGGCGAGGTGCACGAGGGCGAGACCACTACCGACTGGATGGAGCAGGAGCGAGAGCGAGGTATTACTATTACCGCCGCGGCGATCACCTGTTTCTGGAACCCTACCTACATGCCAAAGGAGGATGTTTCAAAGAAGGTGCGTTTCAACATCATTGACACTCCAGGGCACATCGACTTTACCGTAGAAGTGAAGCGTTCTCTCAGAGTACTCGACGGTGCTGTGGTGGTATTCGACGGCGTGGCGGGAGTAGAGCCACAGTCTGAGACCAACTGGCGCTATGCCGACGAAAGCAATGTTCCTCGACTTTGCTTCATCAACAAAATGGACCGAACCGGCGCGTCTTTTGAGCGCTCATATGCCTCTATTCTCGAGCGATTGAACAAAAATGCGATCCGATTCCAGCTGCCTATTGGCTTGGAGGGTGATCATCGTGGTGTTGTCGACCTCGTGAAGATGAAGGCCTACACCTTCGAAGGTGAGAAGGGTATTAAGATTATTGAACAGGAGATTCCTGCAGACATGCTCGAAGATGCAAAGAAGTATCGAGCTGAACTCATTGACCGAGTGGCAGAATACGATGAGGCGACCATGTCGGCATATTTGGAAGGGAAGGAGATCTCGATCGATGAGATCAAGCGAGTGGTCCGAAAGGCGGTGCTTGCTGGAAAGATCTTCCCAGTGTTTACTGGTTCTGCGCTCAAGAATGTGGGTGTGCAGCTCGTATTGGACGCCGTCGTTGATTATCTTCCATCTCCCCTTGACCTTCCCCCGGTACGAGGCATTGATCCAAACACGGGTGACCACATCTTCCGCAAGCCTTCAGATGAGGAACCTTTCTGTGCCTTGGCCTTCAAACTCCAGAACGATCCTTTTGTTGGGCAACTGACTTTCTTCCGCGTGTACTCGGGTACTGTGGAGTCTGGTACGTATTTGTATAACTCAACCACCGGCAAGCGCGAGCGATTGGGTCGTATCGTGCGCCTCCAGGCCAACGAGCGCGAGGAAGTGAAGAAAGTGTACGCCGGAGAGATTGCCGCTGCGGTGGGTCTCAAAGACGCCCTTACTTCGCACACCTTTTGTGACGAAGAAAATCCAGTTATCCTCGAAGCGATCAAGTTCATGGAGCCAGTGGTGTCGTTGCGCGTCGAGCCAAAGACCAAGGCCGACCAGGAAAAGATGGGCGTGGCTTTGAAGAAGCTCGCAAATGAAGATCCGACTTTCAAGATCAGTTCCAACTCTGAAACAGGCGAGACGATCATCTCAGGTATGGGTGAACTTCACTTGGAAATCATGGTGGATCGTATGAAGCGAGAATTCGGTGTCGAGGCCAACGTCGGCAAGCCTCAGGTGGCATATCGAGAGACGATTCAGGGCGAGGCAGAGGCGGAAGAGAAGTACATCAAGCAGACCGGAGGAAAGGGTCAGTACGGTCACGTTATCATCACTCTCCGACCGATGAAGCCGTTGGAAGAAGGCGAGAAGGTGAAGAAGAATGTCAGCCGATTTGCCGACTTCGAATTCATTAACTCTATCAAGGGCGGTGCGATCCCTGGCGAATTCATCCCTGCAGTGGAGAAGGGTGTGCACGAAGCGATGGACCGAGGTGTTATCGCCGGATACCGCATGGTGAACGTGTCTTGTGAATTGACGTTCGGTAGCTACCACGATGTCGACTCATCTGAAATCGCGTACAAGATCGCCGGTTCATTGGCCTTCCAGAGCGCCTCAAAGCGTGCGAAGCCGGTTATTTTGGAACCAATCATGAAGGTGGAGGTATTGTTCCCAGAGAAGTTTATGGGTGATATCACCGGCAGCATTTCTTCAAAGCGAGGTACGATCGAAGAAATGACCGAGCGCGGTCAGGCCAAGGTAATGCACGCAAAGGTGCCGTTGTCCGAAATGTTCGGTTACACTACTCAGCTCCGATCTATGACTTCAGGACAGGGTTCAGCGACGATGGAATTCGACCATTACGCGCCGGTGCCGAAGTTTGTGGAGCAGCAGATTATTGAAGCGAGGAAGTAG
- a CDS encoding LamG domain-containing protein — MIGGTVYDRSGIGNNLFMIDMPTTTALVPGRIGQGLNFEDGAIDYLEGENVSSYDFGTGPFSVSVWFKTTFAGGGVRLVSVRDVCLNDSFWEVDIAAGTFSACIDDALGNLTCVASNAVVNDGEWHHGVAVRDGVTLSAYVDGVFDNSASGVDILDLVNAAPLRIGDSVCNNDYLGEIDEVRIYNRTLSSAEVKRLYTMGK, encoded by the coding sequence ATGATTGGCGGGACGGTGTACGATCGCAGTGGTATTGGTAATAATCTCTTTATGATCGATATGCCGACCACTACCGCACTAGTGCCTGGAAGGATCGGACAAGGTCTCAACTTTGAAGACGGCGCAATTGATTATTTAGAAGGAGAGAATGTTTCTTCCTACGATTTCGGCACAGGTCCATTTTCAGTCTCAGTTTGGTTCAAAACGACCTTTGCTGGTGGCGGCGTGCGTCTTGTTTCTGTTCGCGATGTCTGCCTCAATGATAGTTTCTGGGAGGTCGATATTGCAGCCGGTACATTTTCGGCCTGCATAGATGATGCTCTAGGTAATTTGACCTGCGTAGCAAGTAATGCCGTCGTAAATGACGGGGAGTGGCATCATGGAGTGGCTGTCCGGGATGGTGTAACGCTCAGCGCCTATGTTGATGGCGTGTTCGACAATAGTGCATCAGGTGTGGATATCCTCGATCTCGTCAATGCGGCGCCATTGCGCATCGGTGACAGTGTTTGTAACAATGACTACTTGGGTGAAATTGATGAGGTCCGGATCTATAATCGCACTCTCTCCTCAGCCGAGGTTAAGCGCCTTTATACTATGGGGAAATAA
- a CDS encoding immunoglobulin-like domain-containing protein has protein sequence MRRFLFTSAFVCFSASVSFFALPSSVSASFAPGETLDPGCAPTNASCIVLQVNASTASGNFGVSTTSPWGLFSINPSGISGPSFAIGSSTQTDFIVNSGGYVGIGTTTPGSILSIGSLANFTTATTTFYGTGGINLAAGCFAVGGTCISGSGGSGTVNSGTQGQFPFYNGSGTTLTATSSLFVSQAGNIGIGTTSPYAKLSVIGEGVFRNLSATSTTATSTLSGGLSVGGGSFQYDFSSGVTSVDDLQVGPMTFDTNAGIVAWIDMPITATAASSTVESYSARIDGNSLFTVYAESDGAGAVPSWSRRVGVASTSPWKTLSVVGSMAVDGLTLASATSDAVCINASTKEILVNTGATNCTVSSARFKHNIETFDGPALTLIGQLRPITFNSNSNNESRFGFIAEEVARVDSRLIFTEIDGITPRGVRYEELTPVLVRAIQEQQAQINSIRNNTLSSVSVPTSDTLRVSQRLCVDDVCIEKEQLKALLRSYGGTSISSTSPAVVDAPALVLAPDIEPPTITIQGNNPANLLVGAVYSDLGALVADNRDNNLSVVVSGDQIDTAAVGNYIITYVATDLSGNAATSTRTVIVANPFSPSDPQQ, from the coding sequence ATGAGACGCTTTCTTTTCACAAGCGCGTTTGTTTGTTTCAGTGCATCTGTTTCTTTTTTCGCCCTCCCATCGAGCGTTTCCGCCTCATTTGCGCCGGGCGAAACACTGGATCCAGGCTGTGCGCCGACTAATGCTAGTTGTATTGTGCTCCAGGTGAATGCTTCAACTGCGTCTGGGAATTTCGGTGTCTCTACCACCTCGCCGTGGGGTTTGTTTTCTATCAATCCGAGTGGCATCAGCGGGCCATCTTTTGCGATTGGATCTTCCACGCAGACCGATTTCATTGTTAATTCCGGTGGATACGTCGGTATCGGTACCACCACGCCTGGGAGCATTCTTTCCATCGGGAGCTTGGCTAATTTTACTACTGCTACCACGACTTTTTACGGAACTGGCGGCATTAATCTGGCTGCCGGTTGCTTCGCTGTGGGAGGTACTTGTATTTCCGGAAGCGGTGGGTCTGGGACGGTGAATTCAGGCACCCAAGGTCAGTTTCCTTTCTACAACGGCTCGGGGACGACGCTGACGGCGACTTCGAGTCTGTTTGTGAGTCAGGCGGGAAATATTGGCATTGGCACCACCTCTCCCTACGCGAAGCTCTCTGTGATAGGCGAGGGAGTTTTCCGCAATTTAAGCGCCACTTCAACTACCGCTACTTCCACGTTATCGGGAGGTCTCTCTGTTGGCGGCGGATCCTTTCAGTATGATTTTTCGAGCGGCGTCACCTCGGTGGACGATCTTCAGGTTGGTCCAATGACCTTTGATACCAACGCCGGGATTGTTGCCTGGATCGATATGCCCATCACTGCCACTGCCGCTTCCAGCACGGTCGAGAGTTACTCGGCTAGGATCGACGGCAACTCGCTTTTCACCGTGTATGCAGAGTCAGATGGCGCCGGCGCGGTGCCGTCCTGGAGCCGAAGAGTGGGCGTTGCCAGCACTTCTCCTTGGAAGACACTTTCAGTGGTGGGGTCGATGGCCGTAGATGGCTTGACTCTAGCAAGTGCGACTTCGGACGCGGTCTGTATTAATGCGTCGACAAAGGAAATTTTAGTGAACACGGGTGCCACCAATTGCACTGTTTCTTCTGCTCGCTTCAAACACAACATAGAGACGTTTGATGGTCCAGCTCTTACTCTCATCGGCCAGCTGCGGCCGATCACGTTTAATTCAAATAGCAACAATGAGTCCCGCTTCGGTTTCATTGCGGAAGAGGTGGCACGCGTCGATTCAAGACTGATATTTACTGAAATTGACGGCATTACCCCTCGAGGTGTTCGGTATGAAGAATTAACCCCAGTTCTCGTAAGGGCAATCCAAGAGCAGCAAGCGCAGATCAATTCGATCCGAAACAACACCCTATCTTCCGTCTCTGTCCCAACTTCCGATACACTTCGTGTCAGCCAGCGTCTATGTGTCGATGATGTGTGCATAGAGAAAGAGCAGCTCAAGGCACTTCTCCGAAGCTATGGCGGTACGAGTATCTCCTCGACCTCTCCTGCTGTAGTTGACGCTCCTGCGCTGGTCTTGGCACCCGATATTGAGCCCCCGACAATCACCATCCAAGGAAACAATCCAGCCAACCTTCTGGTCGGTGCAGTGTATTCCGATCTTGGTGCACTCGTGGCCGACAATCGGGACAACAATCTCTCCGTTGTTGTTTCGGGTGATCAAATCGACACCGCCGCCGTCGGAAACTACATCATTACCTACGTAGCGACTGATCTATCTGGCAATGCCGCAACCTCGACGCGCACGGTAATCGTCGCGAATCCTTTCAGCCCTTCTGATCCACAACAATAG